The following is a genomic window from Aquipuribacter nitratireducens.
CTCGACGGCGAGCGGGCTCCACAGCAGCCCCGCCGCCCCGGCTCGCTCGACGGCGTCGTCGGCCACCGCGAGGGCGCCCTCGAGGTCGCCGCGGTGGTGCCGGGACCAGCCGAGGTTGACCGAGGCGCGCAGCTCCGTCAGCAGGTCGCCCGCGGAGCGGGACCGCTGGACCGCCTGGACGAGGCGCTCGTCGGCGAGCCGCTCCACCGCCTCCGGGTCGCCGGCGCCCGCGACGTCGTCGGCGACCGAGACGGCGACCGTCGCGAGCGCGTCGGCCTCGACGTCGGTGAGCCCGGCCTCGACGGCGACGGCGAGGGCCCGCTCGGCCGCCTGCCGGGCCTGCGGGGCCCCGGCGAGCATGAGGGCGCGCGCGAGGCCGGCCAGCGCCCAGGCCCGGTCGCGGACGACGTGGGGCGGCCCCTCGCGGACGACCGCGTCGGTCGCCGTGCCGTCGACGTCGAGCAGGGCGACCGCGGCCCGGGCGTGCTCGAGGGCCTCCTCGGTCCGCTCGGCGGCGATGAGGTGCTGGGCGAGGCGGTGCTGGAGGGTGCCCTCACGGTGGGCGTCGCCTGCGGCGTGCGCACGGTCCAGCGCCCCCCGTGCCAGCGCCACGGCACGCTCCACCTGGCCGCAGCGGCTCGCGAGCCCCGCGGCGCGGCGGTGCAGGTCGACGTCGTCCTGACCGAGCCTGGCGGCCGCGTCGGGCACCGCGTCGTACAGCTCGATCGCCCGTTCCAGGTGGGCGAGCGCCTGCCGTGGCGCGAGCCGGTCCACCGCCTCGTCGGCCGCCCGGACGCACGCCGACAGCGCCGTGGGGAGGTCGTGCGCCGCGAGCGCGTGGTGGGCGAGCTCCGCGGCGCTGCCCCCCACGGCGGCCGGACCGCCGGTCGTGGCGTCGTCGAGGGCCGCGACGAGGGCCGCGGCGTACTCCCCGTGCCAGCGGCGCCGCTCTCCCGGCAGGAGGTCGTCGTACACGACCTCCTGCAGGAGGGCGTGCCGGAACGCGAACCGCTCCCCCTCGGGGCGCAGCACCTGCGCGGACACCGCCTCGCGGAGGGCGTCGTCGAGCTCGTCCCGCGGCAGCCCGCTCACGGCCGCGAGGAGGGTGTCGTCGACCCGGCGACCGCCGACCGACGCGACGCGCGCCACCTGCCGCCCGCGCGGCGACAGCCGCTCGAGGCGGGCCAGCAGCACGTCGGCGAGGCCGTCGGGCACGCCGGGACGGTCGCCGGCGGCGAACAGCTCCTCGGCGAAGTACGCGTTCCCCTCCGAGCGGTCGAGGACCCGCTGCACGGTCCCGGCCGGTACGTCCCGACCGGCGAGCACCGCGAGGAAGCGGGCCATGCCCGGCCGGTCGAACGGTCGGACCTCGACCCGTTCGACGTGCGGCAGCCGCGCGAGCTCACCGAGGAGACCGCGCACGGGGTGCGAGCGGTGGAGGTCGTCGCTGCGGTAGGTGGTGACGACCAGCACCCGCTCGCGCCGCATGCGTCCCAGCAGGTAGCGCAGGAGGTCCCGGGAGGACGGGTCGGCCCAGTGGAGGTCCTCGACGACGAGCAGCAGGGGCTGCTGCCGCGACAGCCCGCCGAGGTGCGCGGCGACGGCCTCGAAGAGCCTGAGCCGGCCGACCTCCACCGCCGTGGCGTCGGCGACGGCGTCCAGCGGCGGCGGTGCCGGGGTCGCCGGCGGCGCCGCGGCGCCGAGGAGGGGCGCGAGCGCCTCCGGCAGCACGGCCCCGGTGGCGGAGAGGTGGTCGCCGAGCGCCTCGGCGAACGCGAGGTACGGCAGGCCGGCGGCACCGAAGTCGACGCAGTGCCCGCGCAGCACGAGCGCCCCGACGCCGGCGACCCGCTCGGCGACGGCCTCGACGAGGCGCGTCTTGCCGGCCCCGGCGTCGCCCGCGAGCAGGACCGCGCCCGGGCGTCCGGACGCGGCCTGCTCGAAGCGGTCGAGGAGCCGGGCGAGCTCGTCGGCCCGTCCGACCAGCGGCGCGTCGAGGCTCAGGCGGGACACCGCCTCATCGTGGCAGGCGCCCCCGACACGGGACGAGAGCACTCACCCGTCACGCGGCGAGGACGAGGTCCTCGTCCCGCCGTGCGACGCGCGCCCGACGGCGGGCGATCAGCCGGGACACGAGGCCGCGGGCGGATGCGACGTCGCGGGCGAGCCGCTCGCGGCGGTAGGCGAGCTCGGCGTCGGCGAGCATCCCCACGGTCATCAGGTCGTGCGACACGGTGGCCTCCTCCGGTTCCCCGGGAGGTCGTTCCTCCCGGGCACTACCAGAGTCGGTCTCAGAGACGGCCCGGCGGATCGGACGACCACGCCGCCCTTGCGCGTCGCAGAAGGCGAGGCGGCCTGAGTCGCCCTGTCGGCGACCTGAGGGCCCGGCGGCCGGACGGCCGCCGCCCTGAGGTCGTCCGGCGAGCGCCTGAGGGGTGGCTGAGGGGGCCTCGGGGCCCCGAGGGGCCCGAGGTCCTGGTGGGTCAACCGGTCGGTACCCCGACCCGGGGCATGCCGAGCCCGACCGTGACGGGACCCGGGCCGCTCCCCCCGTCGGTGCCGGCAGGGCGGGCCTGGCGGGCCTCCCACGCGTCGCCGGCACGGGTGCGCCGCACCGACAGCACGCCGGCGTCCGCGACGAGGTGGTGCGGGGCGCCGTACGTCACCTCCACCTCGACGACGTCCCCGGGCCGGATGTCACCCTCCGCCGGCTCCGCCCCGGGTGCGGGGTGGGGGGCGAAGTGCACGAGGCGGTTGTCCGGGGCCCGCCCGCTCAGCCTCGCGGTCACGCCGTCCTTGCGGCCCTCCCCCTCGGCGACGAGGAGCTCGAGGCGGCGGCCCTCCTGGGCCCGGTTCTCCGCCCACGAGATCTCCTCCTGGAGCGCGACGAGGCGTTCGTACCGCTCCTGCACGACGGCCTTCGGCAGCTGCTCCGGCAGGTCCGCCGCCGGGGTGCCCGGTCGCGTCGAGTACTGGAAGGTGAAGGCGTTGGCGAAACGCGCACGACGCACGACGTCGAGCGTCGCGAGGAAGTCCTCCTCGGTCTCGCCGGGGAAGCCGACGATGATGTCGGTGCTGATCGCGGCGTCCGGCATGGCGGCGCGGACCCGGTCGATGATGCCGAGGAACCGCTCGGAGCGGTACGAGCGCCGCATGGCGCGCAGCACCCGGTCCGAGCCGGACTGCAGCGGCATGTGGAGCTGCGGCATCACCGTCGGCGTCTCGGCCATCGCGTCGATGACGTCGTCGGTGAACGCCGCGGGGTGCGGGCTCGTGAAGCGGACCCGCTCGATGCCGGGCACCGCCCCGACGGCGCGCAGCAGCCTGCCGAAGGCGAGGCGGTCCCCGAACTCGACGCCGTAGCTGTTGACGTTCTGCCCCAGCAGCGTGACCTCGACGACGCCCTCGCCGACCAGCGCCTCCACCTCGGC
Proteins encoded in this region:
- a CDS encoding helix-turn-helix transcriptional regulator, with the protein product MSRLSLDAPLVGRADELARLLDRFEQAASGRPGAVLLAGDAGAGKTRLVEAVAERVAGVGALVLRGHCVDFGAAGLPYLAFAEALGDHLSATGAVLPEALAPLLGAAAPPATPAPPPLDAVADATAVEVGRLRLFEAVAAHLGGLSRQQPLLLVVEDLHWADPSSRDLLRYLLGRMRRERVLVVTTYRSDDLHRSHPVRGLLGELARLPHVERVEVRPFDRPGMARFLAVLAGRDVPAGTVQRVLDRSEGNAYFAEELFAAGDRPGVPDGLADVLLARLERLSPRGRQVARVASVGGRRVDDTLLAAVSGLPRDELDDALREAVSAQVLRPEGERFAFRHALLQEVVYDDLLPGERRRWHGEYAAALVAALDDATTGGPAAVGGSAAELAHHALAAHDLPTALSACVRAADEAVDRLAPRQALAHLERAIELYDAVPDAAARLGQDDVDLHRRAAGLASRCGQVERAVALARGALDRAHAAGDAHREGTLQHRLAQHLIAAERTEEALEHARAAVALLDVDGTATDAVVREGPPHVVRDRAWALAGLARALMLAGAPQARQAAERALAVAVEAGLTDVEADALATVAVSVADDVAGAGDPEAVERLADERLVQAVQRSRSAGDLLTELRASVNLGWSRHHRGDLEGALAVADDAVERAGAAGLLWSPLAVELRVLRRLARYMTGRWRSRPEADTDLAPDTPSARLAAIDLYVAVGRGDEAADAAVERLVPLRGLDLGVQVVVDGCLAELRRWQGRPEEAADLARAGRDELARAAGEDHLGLVWFGAVEVAALADVAEEALLRRDETRAGALARRAERRAAAVEELVARADADPHPRSRPGLEALAWRARLRAELARLGPDPVPAWREAVTAFTSLGHPFEAARCHLGLAAALLASGGRVSSRDEVEALVAQVRGVATELRATPLLDRADALARRAGLAGGAEPELPHPLTAREREVLGLVAHGLTNRQVGAALFISEKTVSVHLSNLMAKLGAGSRTEAVSLAHRGGLLPVEPHGRQGDGQG
- the miaB gene encoding tRNA (N6-isopentenyl adenosine(37)-C2)-methylthiotransferase MiaB, which codes for MTSSTSTPAPAVRTYHVRTFGCQMNVHDSERLTGLLEEAGYVAADADLVAREGADVVVLNTCAVRENADNKLYGNLGHLAPVKQRRPGMQIAVAGCLAQKDRGEIVRRAPWVDVVIGTHNLGSLPGLLERARHNAEAQVEILESLEVFPSTLPTRRESAYAAWVSISVGCNNTCTFCIVPSLRGKEKDRRPGDVLAEVEALVGEGVVEVTLLGQNVNSYGVEFGDRLAFGRLLRAVGAVPGIERVRFTSPHPAAFTDDVIDAMAETPTVMPQLHMPLQSGSDRVLRAMRRSYRSERFLGIIDRVRAAMPDAAISTDIIVGFPGETEEDFLATLDVVRRARFANAFTFQYSTRPGTPAADLPEQLPKAVVQERYERLVALQEEISWAENRAQEGRRLELLVAEGEGRKDGVTARLSGRAPDNRLVHFAPHPAPGAEPAEGDIRPGDVVEVEVTYGAPHHLVADAGVLSVRRTRAGDAWEARQARPAGTDGGSGPGPVTVGLGMPRVGVPTG